The following are encoded in a window of Helicobacter jaachi genomic DNA:
- a CDS encoding dynamin family protein — translation MKLIKEFENLEQFVAKNDLKSLVAGICDENGNELSVPTSKELAKWLEDNNDKGKKLKLGIVGRVKAGKSSLLNAIFFSGKDILPKAATPMTAALTLLSYDENFSASAEFFTQEDIEALKQEHSIYEKELREKIEAKFQELKGKATSQNSQKSDDELRESAQTSIEREMRKTTLYASFEQYEKIKQSMLGVNDLKAEIMTSSLEELQDILKDYVGESGKYMPFTKATTLNLNIDSLKDIQIIDSPGINDPIVSREERTKKLLKDCDAVFLISPAGQFLSAEDLSLLDRISDKEGIAEFTIIASQADNQLFGSAKDKANGVLSEASEYNRQDLSAHLKKTMLDFKAQRSSQSVKNTCDKLANSPVILSSAACFSMLESFDNKASWDSNLQKIWDNLNEDYKDYFSDASSAKENLKLIANIDKVKERLDEVRANKKQILETKKNEYLQAKIKTLADYTKGIEQIINDRIEELNSKDLEQISKQISELKKKKADTTVFVDDAYDDLCADFITDLKDELKSSKKSYFKEGKGSIKDNKDTGTESYEASTSKWYKFWTWGRTERKTREFQIIYAGDVRNALEEMISNLQDLLNDEIKKRSRTWKSALLSKLVSVLREHLGDDNIDTASIVRIIKNIINSLPKPDVDYSDALPSDLHKSGKLTEYAAERFIDDATEFVSDFSSEVEEDIRELCSKLETNLKKIKIADEIFKGYEAELSKLENELKNKKLSLDKYDKMLKDLENIAKEVR, via the coding sequence ATGAAACTCATCAAAGAATTTGAAAATTTAGAGCAATTTGTCGCCAAAAATGATTTAAAGTCTTTAGTCGCAGGCATTTGCGATGAAAATGGTAACGAGCTTAGTGTGCCCACAAGCAAGGAGCTTGCAAAGTGGCTTGAAGACAATAATGATAAGGGTAAAAAGCTCAAATTAGGTATAGTCGGCAGGGTCAAAGCCGGCAAAAGTTCGCTTTTAAATGCGATATTTTTTTCTGGCAAGGATATTTTACCTAAAGCTGCTACACCTATGACCGCAGCCTTAACTTTGCTTAGCTATGATGAAAATTTCTCTGCAAGCGCAGAATTTTTCACCCAAGAAGATATTGAGGCTTTAAAACAAGAGCATAGCATATACGAAAAAGAATTGAGAGAAAAAATAGAAGCTAAATTTCAAGAGCTTAAAGGAAAAGCGACCAGTCAAAACAGTCAAAAAAGCGATGATGAATTAAGAGAAAGCGCACAGACAAGTATTGAAAGGGAAATGAGAAAAACTACACTTTATGCGAGCTTTGAGCAATATGAAAAAATTAAGCAAAGCATGCTTGGGGTGAATGATTTAAAAGCAGAGATAATGACCTCAAGTTTAGAGGAACTGCAAGATATTTTAAAAGACTATGTAGGCGAAAGTGGCAAATACATGCCCTTTACCAAAGCAACGACCTTAAATTTAAATATCGACAGCCTCAAAGATATACAAATCATCGATAGCCCGGGCATAAATGATCCTATCGTCTCGAGAGAAGAGCGCACGAAAAAGCTTCTAAAAGACTGCGACGCGGTGTTTTTAATCTCGCCTGCGGGGCAGTTTTTAAGTGCTGAGGATTTAAGCTTACTGGATAGGATTAGCGATAAAGAGGGCATTGCTGAATTTACTATTATCGCCTCACAAGCGGACAATCAGCTCTTTGGCTCAGCCAAAGACAAGGCAAATGGCGTTTTAAGCGAGGCAAGCGAGTATAATAGACAGGATTTAAGCGCTCATCTTAAAAAAACTATGCTAGATTTCAAGGCTCAAAGAAGCTCACAAAGTGTCAAAAACACTTGCGACAAGCTTGCTAACTCGCCTGTGATTTTAAGCTCAGCAGCGTGCTTTTCTATGCTTGAGAGCTTTGATAACAAGGCTTCTTGGGATAGCAATTTACAAAAAATCTGGGACAACTTAAACGAAGACTACAAAGACTATTTCAGCGACGCAAGCAGTGCCAAAGAAAATCTCAAACTCATCGCAAATATCGACAAGGTCAAAGAAAGGCTAGACGAAGTAAGAGCAAACAAAAAGCAAATTTTAGAGACCAAGAAAAACGAGTATTTGCAAGCTAAGATAAAAACCCTAGCAGACTACACCAAAGGCATAGAACAAATCATCAACGACAGGATAGAGGAGCTAAACAGCAAGGATTTAGAGCAAATCTCAAAGCAAATCAGCGAGCTCAAAAAGAAAAAAGCAGACACGACAGTCTTTGTCGATGATGCTTATGATGACCTTTGTGCGGACTTTATCACAGATTTAAAAGATGAGCTTAAGTCATCTAAGAAAAGTTATTTTAAAGAGGGTAAAGGAAGCATTAAAGACAACAAGGACACAGGTACAGAAAGCTATGAAGCCAGCACAAGCAAGTGGTATAAGTTTTGGACTTGGGGAAGAACTGAAAGAAAAACAAGGGAATTTCAAATCATCTATGCGGGCGATGTGCGTAATGCCTTAGAAGAAATGATTTCAAATCTACAAGACTTGCTCAATGATGAGATTAAAAAACGCAGCAGAACTTGGAAAAGCGCGCTTTTATCTAAGCTTGTAAGCGTCTTAAGAGAGCATTTAGGCGATGATAATATCGACACCGCAAGCATTGTAAGAATCATCAAAAATATCATCAATTCTTTGCCTAAGCCTGATGTTGATTACAGCGATGCTTTGCCTAGCGACCTTCATAAGAGTGGGAAATTAACAGAGTATGCGGCTGAAAGATTTATCGATGATGCCACTGAATTTGTAAGTGATTTTTCAAGCGAAGTTGAAGAGGACATCAGAGAGCTTTGCTCAAAACTTGAAACAAATCTTAAAAAAATCAAAATTGCCGATGAAATTTTCAAAGGCTACGAAGCAGAGCTAAGCAAGCTTGAAAATGAGTTAAAAAACAAAAAATTATCCCTAGACAAATACGACAAAATGCTTAAAGACTTAGAAAATATTGCAAAAGAAGTAAGATGA